The Henckelia pumila isolate YLH828 chromosome 2, ASM3356847v2, whole genome shotgun sequence genome includes a window with the following:
- the LOC140877527 gene encoding uncharacterized protein, which translates to MDKAWMSKNRLSHEYEAGVESFLQFAMQNANDPNKIPCPCTRCGNLQMKDVRTIRAHLCCNGMDLTYHTWIWHGERSTVKNPMNDSDQVGPDEHKYFAEETIDMVHDAYDSYADNPSQFHKILEDAEKPLYSGCTKFTKLTALVKLFNLKAKYSWSDKSFTDLLSLLGEMLPDHNELPLSYYDAKKSFSALGMNYVKIHACPNDCILYRKEFEDLSNCPICGMSRWKLGNNSVVNEGIPAKVLWYFPPIPRFQRLFRNKEVSKELTWHADKRICDGYLRHPAYSPAWKVVDHKWPDFASESRNLRLAISADGINPHSLMSSAYSCWPVVMITYNLPPCLCMKRKFMMLTLLISGPKKPENDIDVYLAHLVDDLKCLWEIGVDVYDAYRKEYFSLRAVLLWTINDFPAYGNMSGCVVKGYQACPICGEETYSTRLKHSRKMSYTGHRRFLPRNHPYRRQKKKLLMGNKSLTLHQNH; encoded by the coding sequence ATGGACAAAGCTTGGATGTCAAAGAACAGATTATCACATGAATATGAGGCTGGGGTAGAATCTTTTCTGCAATTTGCAATGCAAAATGCCAACGATCCAAATAAAATACCTTGCCCCTGCACAAGATGTGGTAATCTACAGATGAAAGATGTTCGCACTATAAGGGCACATTTGTGTTGTAATGGCATGGATTTAACATATCATACATGGATTTGGCACGGGGAAAGATCTACGGTCAAGAACCCAATGAATGATAGTGATCAAGTAGGACCAGATGAACATAAATATTTTGCCGAGGAAACTATAGATATGGTACATGATGCATATGATAGCTATGCTGATAATCCAAGCCAATTTCATAAGATACTTGAAGATGCCGAGAAACCTTTATACTCTGGATGCACAAAATTTACAAAGTTAACAGCACttgtgaaattatttaatttgaaagcAAAATATAGTTGGAGCGATAAAAGTTTCACTGACTTGCTTAGTTTGTTAGGAGAAATGCTTCCTGATCACAATGAATTGCCTTTATCCTACTATGATGCAAAGAAAAGCTTCAGTGCATTAggaatgaattatgtgaaaataCATGCTTGCCCTAATGATTGTATCTTGTACCGGAAAGAGTTTGAGGACTTGTCCAATTGTCCTATTTGCGGTATGTCTAGGTGGAAGTTGGGTAATAATTCTGTGGTGAATGAAGGTATTCCTGCAAAAGTTCTTTGGTACTTCCCACCTATTCCAAGATTTCAAAGATTATTTCGGAACAAAGAGGTGTCTAAAGAGTTAACTTGgcatgctgataaaagaatttGTGATGGATACTTGCGTCATCCAGCTTATTCGCCGGCTTGGAAAGTAGTGGATCACAAATGGCCGGATTTTGCATCAGAGTCAAGAAATCTTAGATTGGCCATATCAGCAGATGGGATCAATCCCCATAGTTTGATGAGTTCTGCATATAGTTGTTGGCCAGTTGTGATGATCACTTACAACCTTCCTCCATGTTTGTGTATGAAGAGAAAATTTATGATGCTGACTTTATTGATTTCTGGACCCAAAAAACCGGAAAATGATATTGACGTTTATTTAGCACATCTAGTTGATGACTTAAAATGCTTATGGGAGATAGGTGTTGATGTGTATGATGCATATCGGAAAGAATATTTCTCGCTCAGAGCTGTCTTACTATGGACAATCAATGATTTTCCTGCTTATGGGAACATGTCAGGTTGTGTTGTGAAAGGATATCAAGCATGCCCTATCTGTGGGGAAGAAACATATTCGACCAGGTTGAAGCATAGTAGAAAAATGTCATATACAGGACATCGAAGGTTTCTTCCTAGAAATCATCCTTATCGAAGGCAAAAAAAAAAGCTTTTAATGGGAAACAAGAGTTTAACCCTGCACCAAAACCATTAA